GACATCGAGTTCCTCAGGTCCGAGCTGAGCGCCATGAACGACCTGCTGTACGTGCTGGCGGAAGTCGAGGAGCTTGACGCCATCAACAAGGGGTGGCGCGACAGGGTGCGGGAGCTGGCCTACGACGTCGAGGATTGCATCGATCTCTCCGTCGCCCGGCTCGGTCGTGCTGACGATGCCAGAGAAGCAGGTCGCCTCGGTGCCAAGCTGGCGCGCAAGTTCAAGAAGATCAGAGTGTCCCACCAGGTCGCTCACCAGATCAAAGAGCTCAAGGATCGTGCCATCGAGGAGAGCAAGAGGCAGAAGAGATACAAGCTCGACGGCCTCGTCGGTGCTTCTCCTAGCAACAAGGTTGACCTCCGGATGCGCGCGCTATGGGAGGAGACCGAGAAGCTCGTCGGGCTCGACGGACCCAGGGATGAGATCATCCGCTGCCTGATGccagagggagaggaggagcccTCGCAGGCGCAGCAAATCAGGGCTCTGGCCATCGTTGGGTGTGCAGGCCTGGGCAAGACCACTCTCGCCAATCAGGTCTACCAAAAGATTAAAGGAGATTTTGAGTGCAACGCCTTTGTATCGGTATCCCAGAATCCTCACTTGAGGGATGTGCTGATGAAGATCTGTTCTCAAGTTGGAGCAACCGCCGACAGCATGGCGGATGATGAGCTCATTCTCGTCGGCAAGCTCAGAGAAAGACTCCAGAATAAAAGGTGTGTGTTTGCCTTCGACCATACAtatcgttttttttttgttggtatCTATACAATAACTAGTAACAATGCCTGCGCGTGCCGGCACGTGCAAGTTGATATGCTAATAATGGAAAAAGTCTACATAACCTTCCACCTATTGGCAGTCGATAAACCCCAAACCTATAAAACCgggttttgtctttttcttttattcatTTCGGATGAATCAtcaaaaaattatagtaaattatagaaaaatcataaaatagaaattcCAATCTAGTTGAACTCCACATGAgcagatctacacagtgaatatataacatggtatgttatagtacaaaattttgttgTAGATTTTGATCTATTATCTTCTATAATTAGTTTGAATAATTCATAACTATAGTTTCTATGGTCTGCGCCTCTgcggtgaaatttttatggtggcaTAACTATTGTATGGTTGAACGGTTGTAAAAACTTCGTACTTATTGGATCATATATAACTTAGTTATAGATTTAACAAGCATAAATCctaaataaataatatatgatctaatgagtatgaaatttttactacagttcATTCATACAATAATTAGATCACCATAATATTTCACCACAATCGAACTATAGAAACTGCAGTATTAATTATtccaattaattataaaaaatagataatttttttaaaaaaattattaaaacatactatattatatgttcactgtgtagtTCTGCTCATTTGGAGTCCAACGAAATTGGACTTTCcaatttatgatttttctatgatttactataatttcTTTATGATTCAGTCGAAATAAATAAAAACGAAAAAGACAAAACCACAGCCCAAAACCGCTTGAGGGGgttatttgtccggttttgaaaTGATTCGGGTGTGGAATACCAAGTTTTATAACTTGGGGAGTTAAGTAGTCGACTGTCGATAGGTGTTGGGGTTATGTAGACTTTTTCCTGATAATAATTAAAACTTTGATGTATTGAATGAATCTTTTTTCTACTCCTTAAATATACCAAAATCAATAACCTTGGATTCAAACAAACATGAGACGAGCATAGATTCAAGATACGCTAAATGAAAACGCAAATATAATGTTTTCATAGAAAAACTAAATAATGGAGTCATGGAAACGAACTTAAGGTACTATACTAAAAAAACAGCATGTATAAAGATTTGAAGTTATAGCTGGCAACCTAATAAGGGAGAATTTGAGTAACGAGTACAGATCACAGAGTAAAAAGAACATACAAACAGATTATAAGTTACATTTTCAAGTTTAACCATGAACTGCTCCTGGTGTTTTCCATAGGATTAATCATATATCAGGAACTTCAAATATGCCTCTATGATGGTGTCAGGTTTATCTCAACAAACTTGAGAGAGAGACACTCCTCATGGTTCCTCTCTTCGTCCATCTCATATTTTTCCCCCTGTCTAAAAACACAACACAAAAATGATTGTGATTTCGCTCCACCCATGAATAGGGATgtaaatggattggatacctaCGGATACAAATACAGATAGTCACTATTCTTCTCGGATTCGGATCGAGTACGGATAGTGTCAAATTTGTTGAATAAGATATAAATAGGTATCAACATCATAAAAATCTAGATTTCATTTTCGGATTCAGATATGGTGTCGGATACTGAATATCCGGAGTCGAATATGTATGGATATTAACCCCTCTAGACGAATTTGAACTCGAATACGAACGGATATTATATGTATACCGTTTACACCCCTACCCATGAAGCTATGATTAACCACCATTGTAGCCCCACATGCACCCACCAAATTTCACCAAGCAGGGAATAATTCAAGCAACAAGTAATGACACATGCAATGCAAAAATCCTATGCAATAAGTAGTGTGCCCATCGTACCAGTGAGACAATTTGCTGCTTGTGCGAATAAAAAACAAAGTGATAGATGGAGGTGATCACCAATGTTTCTTAGGTAGTTAGGTGCCGTATCACCCCCATCTGTAGGCACAGGGAGCATAGTTTGAGAAGGCATGGGAATTAACAATCTTGAGGGTGACCCACATGACCTAATTATCTGGAGGAAAAATAAAAATCGGGGAGAGGAAATGACCTGATGAGCAATACtagtatatatgtatgtgtCATATCCAATGTTTAAAATCTCCAGCTATAGCGCTTAGCGGCTGGATTCTACAACAGCTAAAAACGCTTTAGCTGGCTATTTAAAACATTGGTCATATCCAGACCATTAGGGCCTAGGTGATGGAGTGTAATGCAGCAGGCTTAAGCATCAGCGGTTTTTTCAGTCAGCGAGAAAACCAATTAAAACCCTGAACCTTTCATCAGGCTTCATTTAAAGCAAAACAGTAAAGCACTAACGACATATCCAACCAGGAAACTTGATAGTATTGAAGGGTGATCACTTGAGCAAGAAAAGAAAGATCAGTTAATACAGACACCAAAAACTCCATGTGGATTAAAACAGATAAAAATAGAAATCAGCAAACTCCTTATAGATATAAGTCAGACTCTTGAAGATTGTTGCTATAAAACTTCCATAGAGAACAGATGAAACTTGAGGTTAAACGAGATTTATATATGAACTTATATCCTCATGGATAGGCCCTCCCATGCATGGTGACATGGATCGACGTCTGAATTAGCATCCCAGTAAGAATCATATCATACAAGACATATGATGGACAGAATTATATTATACTTACAAGCTAGTCAAACAATTATGTGGGCTTTCCAAGATTTGGAGGAATAAACCCAGTTAAAAGATAGCTAGGTTCCCTGAAAATAGATGATGTGTAACTGGAAAGAATGTTAATTAATGAACTATGAAAAGCAAAGCAACACATAAAATACACCCTTATAGGTAATGCAGTGTCGACATATAATAACTAAGCTCTGACGATACCGGGGTCCAGTTACCTATTGCCTTGCAGGTATCTACCAGCAAAAAAAACTATGAATCAGCCTTACTATTATAAAATGGTTTGATGAAATCTAGATCGAAAGTTATTCTTATGGTGTTGAGGCACCTATAGGAAGTCCAGTGTAACCTCTGACTAGTGCCTATCGGATCGGAAGTGGCGATCCCCAACATTCACATCGTCCAATTTGAACACGAAACATTCTATACTGCAAAAACAACCATCCTAGGCCAACTGGAGATAAATTTCTGTTCTACATGGCGAATCATATATTTATGTTCCTGCTACGTACCTAGAATAGCTGTATTTTTCTCATATTAATGCTATATAAaggtttttatttttctttactaTTCCACTAGATCAAGAATAATGCATGCAACTACCAGTACATACACATAGTTTCTCCCTTACCACGCATGCAGTAGTAGTTTTATAAGATTAATTAGAATCGCATATTCGTGGCAGGTACATTGTTGTAGTGGATGACATATGGCACTCCGATCCATGGGAGGTCATTGGACTAGCATTGATCAAAACAAGCCCTGGAAGCATAATAATCATCACAACACGTCTGAAAGATGTGGCCCAATCATGCTGCTCTTCTCATAGTGGCCGTGTTTATGATATGAAACCTCTTGACGACGACAACTCTAAAAGGTTGTTTTTCAAAAGAATTTTTGACTCTGAAGACAAGTGTCCGCATGAACTGGAAAGTGCTTCTAAAGATATACTGAAAAAGTGTAACGGAATACCGCTCGCAATCATTTCGATATCCAACTTCTTGGCAGCTGGTGTACCACAGTCACCTGATCACTGGAACAAGGTGAAAGAATCTATCAGTTCTCCACTACATGGAAATAAGCCTGTT
This portion of the Panicum virgatum strain AP13 chromosome 2N, P.virgatum_v5, whole genome shotgun sequence genome encodes:
- the LOC120659252 gene encoding disease resistance protein RGA5-like; the protein is MERAIVSAAAGVMSSVLGKLADLLHEEYKLAKGVRKDIEFLRSELSAMNDLLYVLAEVEELDAINKGWRDRVRELAYDVEDCIDLSVARLGRADDAREAGRLGAKLARKFKKIRVSHQVAHQIKELKDRAIEESKRQKRYKLDGLVGASPSNKVDLRMRALWEETEKLVGLDGPRDEIIRCLMPEGEEEPSQAQQIRALAIVGCAGLGKTTLANQVYQKIKGDFECNAFVSVSQNPHLRDVLMKICSQVGATADSMADDELILVGKLRERLQNKRYIVVVDDIWHSDPWEVIGLALIKTSPGSIIIITTRLKDVAQSCCSSHSGRVYDMKPLDDDNSKRLFFKRIFDSEDKCPHELESASKDILKKCNGIPLAIISISNFLAAGVPQSPDHWNKVKESISSPLHGNKPVDTMKSVLSLSYFNLPHHLRTSLLYLSVPEDCEIERDRLVCRWGAEGFVNPKPGESPYEAGLRHFNILINRSLIQPWKEENGVVLSCRVHDVIGGKLSDLAGPIRAPPTFFSALQGSPPLSPE